A window from Acidimicrobiales bacterium encodes these proteins:
- a CDS encoding dienelactone hydrolase family protein: MPDDLVDFTVTAFTHAGTTRTVYRSGEGPAVIVMAEIPGITPAVADFARRVRDLGCTVVLPVLFGEPGADAGPLAIVRTIAPACVSKEFAAFATRRRAPVTDWLRALARDAHETCGGPGVGAVGMCFTGGFALAMMADGDVIAPVLSQPSLPIGFTKAAKASVQLSDDDLEQVKARVADGVCVLGLRFTGDVAVPAERFERLRRELGDGFVGVEIDSSKGNPWGISGRAHSVLTEELVDEPGHPTREALDQVLELFRSRLLVAG; the protein is encoded by the coding sequence ATGCCCGACGACCTCGTCGACTTCACCGTCACGGCGTTCACCCACGCCGGCACGACGCGCACCGTGTACCGCAGCGGGGAGGGCCCGGCCGTGATCGTGATGGCCGAGATCCCCGGCATCACCCCGGCGGTGGCGGACTTCGCCCGGCGGGTGCGCGACCTCGGTTGCACCGTCGTGCTGCCCGTGCTCTTCGGCGAGCCGGGCGCCGACGCCGGCCCCCTGGCCATCGTCCGGACCATCGCGCCGGCGTGCGTGTCGAAGGAGTTCGCGGCGTTCGCCACGAGGCGCCGTGCGCCGGTCACCGACTGGCTGCGGGCCCTGGCCCGCGACGCCCACGAGACCTGCGGCGGGCCGGGGGTCGGGGCGGTGGGCATGTGCTTCACGGGCGGGTTCGCGTTGGCGATGATGGCCGACGGCGACGTCATCGCCCCGGTCCTCTCCCAGCCCTCCCTGCCGATCGGGTTCACGAAGGCCGCCAAGGCGTCGGTCCAGCTCTCCGACGACGACCTCGAACAGGTGAAGGCGCGGGTGGCCGACGGCGTGTGCGTGCTGGGGTTGCGCTTCACCGGCGACGTCGCCGTCCCCGCAGAGCGCTTCGAACGGCTGCGTCGCGAGCTCGGCGACGGGTTCGTCGGGGTCGAGATCGACTCGTCGAAGGGCAACCCCTGGGGGATCTCGGGGCGGGCCCACTCGGTGCTCACCGAGGAGCTCGTCGACGAGCCCGGCCACCCCACCCGCGAGGCCCTCGACCAGGTGCTCGAGCTGTTCCGCAGCCGGCTGCTCGTCGCCGGGTAG
- a CDS encoding TIGR03621 family F420-dependent LLM class oxidoreductase gives MSDTVPLPRTKPFRFGVQASAPPGGFTGTAADGDAWRELARRVEDLGFDTLTVADHLDAQFAITPAVTAAAEATTTLRIGGLVWCNDYRHPVVMAKEAATIDVLSGGRFEMGLGAGWMTSDYVGAGIRLDPPGVRIERLAEAVAVLRGLWADGPVSFVGDHYTIEGLDGQPKPLQRPGPPLLLGGGGRRMLGLAAREADIVGLNIALAKGVIDADAGPNATASATFEKLRWIHEAAGSRYDDLELQVRVHVAAVTDDRDALAEALGPALGISPADALDSPHALAGTEAQVIEQLQERRERFGISYVGVGVDAMEAMAPVVARLRGT, from the coding sequence ATGAGCGACACCGTCCCCCTGCCCCGGACCAAGCCGTTCCGGTTCGGGGTGCAGGCCAGCGCCCCGCCGGGCGGGTTCACCGGCACCGCCGCCGACGGCGACGCCTGGCGCGAGCTGGCCCGCCGAGTAGAGGACCTCGGCTTCGACACGCTCACCGTGGCCGACCACCTCGACGCCCAGTTCGCCATCACCCCGGCGGTGACGGCCGCCGCCGAGGCCACCACCACCCTGCGCATCGGCGGCCTGGTGTGGTGCAACGACTACCGCCACCCGGTGGTCATGGCCAAGGAGGCGGCCACCATCGACGTGCTGTCGGGCGGCCGGTTCGAGATGGGCCTCGGGGCCGGGTGGATGACGTCGGACTACGTGGGTGCCGGGATCCGGCTCGACCCGCCCGGCGTGCGCATCGAGCGGCTGGCGGAGGCCGTGGCCGTGCTGCGGGGTCTCTGGGCGGATGGGCCGGTCTCGTTCGTCGGGGACCACTACACGATCGAGGGCCTCGACGGGCAGCCGAAGCCGCTCCAGCGGCCGGGCCCGCCGCTGCTGCTCGGCGGCGGCGGCCGGCGCATGCTCGGCCTCGCCGCCCGCGAGGCCGACATCGTGGGGCTCAACATCGCGCTGGCCAAGGGCGTGATCGACGCCGACGCCGGGCCCAACGCCACCGCGTCGGCGACGTTCGAGAAGCTGCGCTGGATCCACGAGGCGGCCGGGTCGCGCTACGACGACCTCGAGCTCCAGGTACGGGTTCACGTGGCCGCCGTCACCGACGACCGCGACGCGCTGGCCGAGGCCCTCGGTCCGGCGCTGGGGATCTCGCCGGCCGACGCGCTGGACTCCCCCCACGCGCTGGCCGGGACGGAGGCGCAGGTGATCGAACAGCTCCAGGAACGCCGCGAGCGCTTCGGGATCTCCTACGTCGGCGTGGGCGTCGACGCCATGGAGGCCATGGCCCCCGTGGTCGCCCGCCTCCGGGGCACCTGA